In a single window of the uncultured Dysgonomonas sp. genome:
- a CDS encoding zinc ABC transporter substrate-binding protein — translation MSYKLAVTAILLGILSLCSCKPSRTDKARTLSVTIEPQKYFLSKIVGNHYEVNCIVPSGSNPESADFTPSQMMALDKSVAYFKIGYLGIENTLIDKVSQSNPELKVVNCSQGIELIGDAHIHCEDDNHDHNHTHAHAAGDPHTWSSVRSAKIIVENMYKAVLELDANNEADYTANYDKLVAEINSTDSIIKSYLEKAPSKAFIIYHPALSYFADEYGLTQYSIEHEGKNPSPSQLKELIDKAKSEGIKAVFIQQEFDTKNAETIAEAINGKTIPINPLSYNWSEEMIKIAKALAQENE, via the coding sequence ATGAGTTATAAATTAGCAGTTACGGCTATATTGTTAGGAATCCTGTCGCTTTGCAGCTGCAAACCATCCAGAACAGATAAAGCCCGCACTCTATCAGTTACTATAGAGCCTCAAAAATATTTTCTAAGTAAAATCGTAGGAAATCACTACGAGGTAAATTGTATTGTACCATCGGGCTCCAATCCCGAAAGTGCCGATTTCACCCCATCGCAGATGATGGCTTTGGATAAGAGCGTAGCCTACTTCAAAATCGGTTATCTGGGGATAGAGAACACATTGATAGATAAAGTGTCCCAAAGTAATCCTGAACTTAAAGTTGTAAATTGCTCGCAAGGTATTGAACTTATAGGCGATGCTCATATACATTGCGAAGACGATAATCATGACCACAATCATACACACGCCCATGCTGCAGGTGACCCGCACACATGGAGCTCGGTAAGATCGGCTAAGATTATAGTCGAAAACATGTATAAGGCTGTACTGGAATTAGATGCCAATAATGAAGCAGACTATACTGCCAATTATGATAAACTGGTAGCTGAGATAAACAGTACCGATAGTATCATCAAATCGTATCTGGAAAAGGCTCCGAGCAAGGCATTTATAATATATCATCCTGCACTCAGTTATTTTGCCGATGAATACGGATTGACCCAATATTCAATCGAACATGAAGGAAAAAACCCGTCGCCGTCACAGTTAAAGGAGCTTATAGATAAAGCAAAATCTGAAGGTATAAAAGCTGTTTTCATACAGCAGGAGTTCGATACAAAAAATGCAGAAACTATAGCAGAAGCAATAAACGGGAAAACTATCCCCATAAACCCGTTATCATATAACTGGAGTGAGGAAATGATAAAAATAGCCAAGGCTTTGGCACAGGAAAACGAATGA
- a CDS encoding ABC transporter ATP-binding protein, which yields MSKILEIRDLSVGYDDNPYVLKNVNLDVFQDDFLGIIGPNGGGKTTLLKTILGLVKPTDGSISFFRNDVKTDKINIGYLPQINQIDKKFPISVHDVILSGLTIKHSVFSPYTREQKEKVGVIAHQMGLDKLIDRPIGALSGGQLQRTLLGRAIIDGPDLLVLDEPNSYVDKRFETDFYKILEDINKDTAIILVSHDVGTVISLVKNIACVNEGLHYHSGTNITTEWLEESYSSCPIEIVGHGDFPHRVLDKHEGCECCKDD from the coding sequence ATGAGCAAAATACTTGAAATAAGAGATCTTTCGGTAGGATACGATGATAATCCTTATGTACTGAAAAACGTGAATCTGGATGTTTTCCAGGATGATTTTCTCGGTATTATCGGTCCCAATGGCGGAGGAAAGACCACATTATTGAAAACGATCCTCGGGCTTGTAAAACCGACGGACGGCAGTATATCTTTTTTCAGGAATGACGTGAAAACGGATAAGATAAACATCGGTTATCTGCCGCAAATAAACCAGATAGATAAAAAATTCCCCATATCCGTCCATGATGTTATACTGTCGGGGCTGACAATCAAACACAGCGTATTTTCACCTTATACCAGAGAACAAAAAGAGAAGGTCGGTGTTATAGCGCATCAGATGGGACTGGATAAACTTATCGACAGGCCTATAGGCGCATTATCCGGAGGCCAGCTCCAACGCACTTTGCTTGGGCGTGCTATTATAGACGGACCAGACCTGCTGGTGCTCGACGAACCTAATTCATATGTGGACAAACGATTCGAGACTGATTTTTATAAAATACTCGAAGATATAAATAAAGACACCGCCATTATTCTTGTCTCCCATGATGTAGGTACAGTAATATCGCTGGTTAAAAATATAGCCTGTGTAAACGAAGGACTCCACTATCATTCAGGTACCAATATCACGACCGAATGGCTCGAAGAATCATACTCCTCCTGCCCTATCGAAATTGTCGGTCATGGCGATTTTCCGCATCGGGTATTGGATAAGCATGAGGGTTGTGAATGTTGTAAAGATGATTAA
- a CDS encoding alpha/beta fold hydrolase, which translates to MMKKAVIRICAILLSLYILLCGFFYFFQEKLIFYPTKLDNNYTFRFKQDFEEIYLKADDGTSLNSLLFKTENPKGLIFYLHGNAGALDSWGHLASVYTDLGYDVFFLDYRGFGKSRGEIDSQNQLFSDIQLAYNEMKKRYDEDRLIVLGFSIGTGPAAKIASVNNPHMLILQAPYYSLTNVIQDICPVIPSFLVKYKLETYKYVSECKMPVVIFHGNKDKVINYNNSMKLKPVLKDSDLLITLENEEHNGITENEVYREEIKRLLTK; encoded by the coding sequence ATGATGAAGAAAGCAGTAATCAGAATATGTGCGATTTTATTATCACTCTATATATTACTGTGTGGATTCTTTTACTTTTTTCAGGAAAAACTGATTTTTTACCCAACAAAACTTGATAATAATTATACTTTCCGGTTTAAGCAGGATTTTGAGGAAATATATTTAAAAGCGGATGATGGGACATCATTGAATAGCCTTCTGTTCAAAACAGAAAATCCCAAAGGATTGATTTTCTATCTGCATGGCAATGCCGGGGCTCTTGATTCATGGGGACACTTGGCTTCTGTGTATACGGATTTAGGCTATGATGTATTCTTTCTCGATTACAGGGGATTCGGCAAAAGTAGGGGCGAGATTGACAGCCAGAATCAATTATTCAGCGATATTCAGCTCGCTTATAATGAAATGAAGAAGCGATATGATGAAGACCGGTTAATTGTACTGGGTTTTTCTATCGGCACGGGGCCAGCCGCAAAGATTGCATCGGTAAATAACCCCCATATGTTGATTTTGCAGGCTCCTTATTATAGTCTTACGAATGTGATTCAGGATATTTGCCCTGTTATCCCCAGTTTTCTGGTCAAATATAAGTTGGAAACATATAAATATGTCAGTGAATGTAAAATGCCTGTTGTCATCTTTCATGGAAATAAAGATAAGGTGATAAACTATAATAATTCCATGAAATTGAAGCCTGTATTGAAAGATTCGGATTTGCTTATTACATTAGAAAACGAAGAGCACAATGGTATAACCGAAAATGAAGTGTACAGGGAGGAAATAAAGAGGCTACTTACAAAATGA
- a CDS encoding replication-associated recombination protein A, whose protein sequence is MSQPLAERLRPRTLDEYIGQKHLVGEGAILRKMIESGRIPSFLLWGPPGVGKTTLAQIIANTLDTPFYTLSAINSGVKDVREVIEQAKKSQFFNTKSPILFIDEIHRFSKSQQDSLLNAVETGVITLIGATTENPSFEVIRPLLSRCQVYVLQSLDKDDLIELAHRAVTQDIILKERNIELQETNALLRFSGGDARKLLNILDLVTGADVSDKIVITDKLVTERLQENPAAYDKGGEMHYDIISAFIKSIRGSDPDAAIYWLARMVAGGEDPKFIARRLVISAAEDIGLANPNALLLANACFDTLQKIGWPEGRIVLAEATVYLATSPKSNSAYMAIDEAIALVNETGNLPVPLHLRNAPTKLMKELDYGKNYKYAHSFENNFVQQDYVPKEIKGRQFWKPQQNASESKIVEWLKKLWKDRY, encoded by the coding sequence ATGAGCCAGCCATTAGCAGAACGTTTGCGTCCACGTACCCTGGACGAATATATAGGACAAAAGCATCTTGTGGGTGAAGGTGCTATCCTGCGCAAGATGATAGAATCGGGACGAATACCTTCTTTTCTTCTTTGGGGCCCTCCCGGAGTAGGGAAGACGACATTGGCCCAGATTATTGCCAATACGCTGGATACTCCTTTCTATACATTGAGTGCGATAAACTCGGGTGTAAAGGATGTACGTGAGGTGATAGAACAGGCTAAAAAGAGTCAGTTCTTCAATACGAAAAGCCCTATTTTGTTTATTGATGAAATCCACCGTTTTTCAAAATCACAACAGGATTCGTTGCTCAATGCAGTGGAAACAGGTGTGATTACATTGATAGGCGCTACAACGGAAAATCCTTCGTTTGAAGTTATACGGCCATTGTTGTCACGTTGTCAGGTGTACGTTTTGCAATCCTTGGATAAGGATGACCTGATCGAACTGGCTCATCGTGCCGTGACGCAGGATATTATACTTAAAGAACGGAATATCGAATTACAGGAAACCAATGCATTGCTTCGCTTTTCGGGAGGTGATGCCCGTAAACTGTTGAATATACTCGATCTGGTAACAGGCGCGGATGTGAGTGACAAAATTGTCATAACGGATAAGCTTGTGACAGAACGCTTACAGGAAAATCCGGCGGCATACGATAAAGGAGGTGAGATGCATTATGACATTATTTCAGCCTTTATCAAGTCTATCCGGGGTAGTGACCCCGATGCGGCTATTTACTGGCTGGCGCGGATGGTGGCCGGGGGGGAAGATCCGAAATTTATCGCCCGGCGGTTGGTTATCTCGGCGGCGGAAGATATAGGGTTGGCAAATCCTAATGCCCTCTTACTGGCGAATGCATGCTTTGATACTTTGCAGAAGATTGGCTGGCCGGAAGGCCGGATTGTCTTAGCCGAAGCCACCGTGTATTTGGCAACTTCACCAAAAAGTAATTCTGCATATATGGCTATAGATGAGGCTATCGCATTGGTGAATGAAACGGGTAACCTGCCGGTTCCGTTGCATTTGCGTAATGCACCGACCAAGCTTATGAAAGAACTGGATTATGGCAAAAACTACAAGTATGCCCACAGTTTCGAGAATAACTTTGTACAGCAGGATTATGTGCCTAAAGAAATAAAAGGACGCCAATTCTGGAAGCCGCAGCAAAACGCATCGGAGAGCAAAATTGTGGAATGGCTGAAAAAATTGTGGAAAGACAGGTATTGA
- a CDS encoding helix-turn-helix domain-containing protein, translating into MTSPEILCNRLLDAIKRKLPKDANMANILTDILFIGKEAAYRRLRGEVSFTLYEAALIARKFQISLDSIINLAPFENLIFELKPQRFYNLRDIDYKMLEEYIDVLKFSKTDPKAEQVFTSNVFPQFPSHKHYLLTKYSSFRWMYLNEKADAIKSFHEMEFPDRLYKLCRDCVNETMNIANTSYIWDSTIFQSIVKEIKYFSNIELINAQDVLLLKNELEELLNFIERITAIGRFENGNKIQIYISDITSDTGYAYLDTEYLHLSMINAFALNYLVALDKRTLDKIKERVQSLKRVSTLISESGEEQRLRFLRAQREIVSTL; encoded by the coding sequence ATGACAAGCCCGGAGATACTATGTAACAGATTGCTCGACGCAATCAAGCGCAAGCTACCCAAAGATGCTAATATGGCCAATATTTTAACCGATATATTATTTATAGGTAAAGAGGCTGCATACAGAAGATTGCGCGGAGAAGTTTCATTCACACTATATGAGGCTGCACTCATAGCCCGAAAGTTTCAGATATCATTAGATTCAATTATAAACCTAGCCCCTTTCGAAAATCTGATTTTTGAATTAAAACCCCAACGTTTTTATAATCTTCGGGATATAGATTATAAAATGCTGGAAGAATATATCGATGTGCTTAAATTCTCAAAAACAGATCCGAAGGCCGAACAGGTATTCACTTCCAATGTGTTTCCTCAATTTCCATCTCACAAACATTATTTGTTAACAAAATACAGTTCGTTCAGGTGGATGTACCTCAATGAAAAGGCCGATGCTATAAAAAGTTTCCATGAAATGGAATTTCCCGATAGGTTGTATAAATTATGCAGAGATTGTGTAAATGAAACTATGAATATTGCAAATACATCATATATATGGGATAGTACTATTTTTCAAAGCATAGTTAAGGAAATAAAATATTTTTCAAACATTGAACTTATCAATGCCCAAGATGTCTTGTTATTAAAAAATGAACTTGAGGAATTATTAAATTTCATTGAAAGAATTACTGCAATTGGCCGTTTCGAAAACGGGAACAAAATACAAATATATATATCCGATATTACCTCCGACACGGGATATGCTTATCTGGACACAGAGTATTTGCATCTTAGCATGATAAATGCTTTCGCCCTAAATTACTTAGTAGCCCTCGATAAACGTACACTGGACAAGATAAAGGAAAGAGTTCAATCACTGAAAAGAGTTTCCACGTTAATATCCGAAAGTGGGGAAGAACAACGCCTCAGATTCCTCAGGGCACAGAGGGAAATAGTGAGTACTTTATAA